Within the Desulfarculaceae bacterium genome, the region CCTGGAGGTGCGCGTCACCGGCCGCGACTGGGGCCGCAACCTATAGGCGGACCGCTCCCCCGCCACACGCCAAAAAAACTACAGGGCGGCCCCATCGCGGGAGCCGCCCTGCTTATTGAGGGCCGGGGAATTGTGTTCGCCAGGCTCTAGCCCATCAGGCTGGTGATCACCTTCACTGCGTCCACCGCGTCGGTGGCGTGGCCGTCGGCCCCGCAGGTCTCCAGGGCAAACTTGGGAGTGACCGCCGCGCCGCCGCAGACCACCTTGACCTTGCCGGCCAGGTCGCTGTTCTTGAAGGCCTCCACCGTGGCTTTGACGTGCGGATCGCCGGTGGTGAGCAGGCTGGAGAGCCCCACCACGTCGGCGCCCAGCTCGCGGGCTTTTTCCACGAAGGTCTCGGGGGCCACGTTCTCGCCGACGTTGATCACCTCGAAGCCAGAGCTCTCCAGCATCAGCACCACCAGGTTCTTGCCGATGTCGTGCAGATCGCCGAAGACCGTGCCGATGACCACGGTGCCGGCCTTTTCCTGCTGGGAGCCGGAATCGGCGAGGATGGGCTTGATCACGTCCAGGCCGGTCTGCATGGTGCGGGCCGACATCATCATCTCGGGCACGAAGATCTTTTTGGCCTCGAAGCGGGCGCCCACCTCTTTCATGGCCGCGATCATGTAGTCGTTGATGATCTCCTGGGGATTGGCGCCGTGGTCTAGAGCGGCCTGCACCAGCCCGGCGATCTCCTTGCGCTTGCCCTTGCTCACTG harbors:
- a CDS encoding corrinoid protein; translated protein: MADLEAIKEAVSKGKRKEIAGLVQAALDHGANPQEIINDYMIAAMKEVGARFEAKKIFVPEMMMSARTMQTGLDVIKPILADSGSQQEKAGTVVIGTVFGDLHDIGKNLVVLMLESSGFEVINVGENVAPETFVEKARELGADVVGLSSLLTTGDPHVKATVEAFKNSDLAGKVKVVCGGAAVTPKFALETCGADGHATDAVDAVKVITSLMG